In a single window of the Streptomyces sp. NBC_00353 genome:
- a CDS encoding TetR/AcrR family transcriptional regulator, whose protein sequence is MVRAGLTTDRVVEAAADLADSIGLDKVTVSALARGFGVKDASLYSHVRSVQDLRTRVALLAAGEFADRLGTAVAGRAGKDALVAFADAYRAFALERPGRYAATQIRLDPAVVAESTAYHRTIEIIYAMLRAYDLSEPDFTDAVRLLRSTFHGYSALEANGGFGAPRDVQASWQQCVEALHLVLERWPSAQRSGEGESDG, encoded by the coding sequence ATGGTTCGCGCTGGTCTGACGACCGATCGCGTGGTGGAGGCGGCGGCCGATCTGGCGGACTCCATCGGTCTCGACAAGGTCACCGTGTCCGCGCTGGCGCGCGGTTTCGGGGTGAAGGACGCCAGCCTGTACTCCCACGTCAGGAGCGTGCAGGACCTGCGCACCCGGGTCGCCCTGCTGGCCGCGGGGGAGTTCGCCGACCGGCTCGGCACGGCGGTCGCCGGACGGGCCGGAAAAGACGCACTCGTCGCGTTCGCCGATGCCTACCGCGCCTTTGCGCTTGAACGGCCGGGCCGGTACGCGGCGACCCAGATCCGGCTCGATCCCGCCGTCGTCGCCGAGTCCACCGCGTACCACCGCACCATCGAGATCATCTACGCGATGCTGCGCGCCTACGACCTGTCCGAACCCGACTTCACGGACGCCGTACGGCTGCTGCGCAGTACCTTCCACGGCTACAGCGCCCTGGAGGCCAACGGCGGTTTCGGTGCCCCCCGCGACGTACAGGCGTCCTGGCAGCAGTGCGTCGAGGCGCTGCACCTCGTACTGGAGCGTTGGCCGTCCGCACAGCGGAGCGGGGAGGGGGAGAGCGATGGATGA